The proteins below are encoded in one region of Bremerella sp. P1:
- a CDS encoding fructose bisphosphate aldolase encodes MMSIINTTSEEFLKFQTTPGFVAALDQSGGSTPKALHLYGIEKDAWSNEEEMFELVHQMRTRIMTSPSFNGNRILAAILFENTMDREVEGMPTADYLWHEKKIVPILKVDKGLAPEDKGVQLMKPMPQLDELLTRAKAKNIFGTKMRSVIKLADPIGIKEIVDQQFEVAEKIIAAGLVPIIEPEIDINSPEKAEAEALLKEYLAGHLGDLPDHKYVMLKLTLPEEDNFYRAFVEHPQILKVVALSGGYTREKANELLSRNQGVVASFSRALTEGLKAQQTEEEFDTMLDQSIQSIYEASMA; translated from the coding sequence ATGATGTCCATCATCAACACCACCAGCGAGGAGTTCCTGAAGTTCCAAACTACGCCTGGCTTTGTCGCCGCGCTCGATCAAAGTGGCGGCAGCACTCCCAAAGCCCTGCATCTTTATGGTATCGAAAAGGATGCGTGGTCCAACGAAGAAGAAATGTTCGAGCTGGTGCATCAGATGCGGACACGCATCATGACCAGCCCCAGTTTCAATGGCAACCGAATTCTCGCCGCGATCTTGTTCGAGAACACCATGGATCGCGAGGTCGAAGGCATGCCAACGGCCGACTATCTCTGGCATGAAAAGAAGATCGTGCCCATCCTTAAGGTCGATAAAGGCCTCGCTCCCGAGGACAAGGGTGTCCAACTGATGAAGCCCATGCCACAACTCGATGAGCTTCTGACTCGGGCCAAAGCCAAGAACATCTTCGGTACCAAGATGCGATCGGTCATCAAATTAGCCGACCCCATCGGCATCAAGGAAATTGTCGACCAGCAATTCGAAGTTGCGGAGAAGATCATCGCGGCCGGATTAGTTCCGATCATCGAGCCCGAGATCGACATTAACAGCCCTGAGAAAGCCGAAGCCGAAGCCCTACTCAAAGAGTACCTTGCCGGCCACCTGGGCGATCTTCCCGATCATAAGTACGTGATGCTGAAACTCACGTTGCCCGAGGAAGACAACTTCTATCGAGCCTTTGTCGAGCATCCTCAGATCCTGAAAGTCGTTGCCCTCTCGGGCGGTTACACGCGTGAAAAAGCAAACGAACTGCTGAGCCGTAACCAAGGGGTCGTGGCTAGTTTTTCTCGTGCACTGACCGAAGGTCTCAAGGCTCAGCAAACCGAAGAGGAATTCGATACCATGCTGGATCAGTCGATTCAGAGCATTTACGAAGCTTCCATGGCGTAA